Proteins encoded by one window of Thermobaculum terrenum ATCC BAA-798:
- a CDS encoding CGNR zinc finger domain-containing protein, translating to MKIIESVNSGYAITISTLDPQSLVDLLNTPSVRHGQDPSADELERATGFIGTRQDLVEAGDIGRLLRANLSGELETGDLLQEINEYLRSHQATLEIIDGRLAISSNGSPIIQLYLLVADMIASGIWHRVRKCLGCDCIFYDASRNGKRVWCSMEICGNRAKVGRWRRKHGAVCTCGDVCTCGRRK from the coding sequence ATGAAAATAATAGAAAGTGTAAATTCCGGCTACGCAATAACGATCAGCACTCTAGATCCCCAGAGCTTGGTGGATCTCTTGAATACTCCTTCTGTACGGCATGGACAGGATCCTTCTGCTGATGAGCTTGAGAGGGCCACTGGCTTTATCGGCACTCGGCAGGATCTTGTCGAGGCTGGCGATATCGGGAGGCTGCTAAGGGCTAACCTGAGTGGAGAGCTTGAAACTGGCGACCTGCTGCAAGAGATCAACGAGTATCTACGGAGCCATCAAGCTACATTGGAGATCATTGATGGGCGCTTGGCTATAAGCAGTAACGGAAGCCCCATTATCCAACTCTATCTGCTCGTGGCTGACATGATAGCTTCGGGGATCTGGCACAGAGTACGCAAGTGCCTTGGATGCGACTGCATCTTCTATGATGCCTCACGCAACGGCAAGAGAGTGTGGTGCTCGATGGAAATCTGTGGCAACAGGGCCAAGGTTGGCAGATGGCGAAGGAAGCATGGCGCTGTATGCACATGTGGTGATGTATGTACATGTGGAAGGAGGAAATGA
- the lgt gene encoding prolipoprotein diacylglyceryl transferase, with protein MIRINIDPIMFQLGPLAFSWHGLFTAIAVVVAVWLGLSLAQRYNVDQEKLSNLIIWIIVGGVVGARLMHVLDHLSYYSQNPVEIIAVWKGGIAVYGSFIGGIVAGLIAARLYRLPVWPLLDAAAPAMLVGQMIGRIGCLINGDAWGEPTNAGWGLVYVNPGAQLPSSLIGVPTHPYPVYEIVACGLLLVIVFYLWRRVQVPGVTFLVAAIGYGVIRFGLTYFRQETIVAFGLQEAQVIALITIVLSLILLVVRLGINRSSYTLTTSEQSR; from the coding sequence ATGATCCGTATCAACATCGACCCTATAATGTTTCAGCTAGGCCCATTGGCATTTAGCTGGCATGGTTTGTTTACCGCAATCGCGGTGGTAGTGGCGGTTTGGCTAGGGCTAAGCCTTGCACAAAGATATAACGTCGACCAGGAGAAGCTCAGCAACCTGATCATATGGATCATAGTAGGCGGAGTTGTTGGCGCTCGCCTGATGCACGTGCTAGACCATTTATCTTATTACAGTCAGAACCCTGTCGAGATAATCGCTGTTTGGAAAGGTGGTATTGCCGTCTATGGTTCTTTCATTGGGGGCATAGTAGCAGGACTTATAGCAGCCAGGTTATATCGACTGCCCGTATGGCCTTTGTTGGATGCTGCGGCTCCTGCAATGCTCGTTGGTCAGATGATAGGTCGTATCGGTTGCCTAATTAACGGCGATGCATGGGGAGAGCCCACTAACGCAGGGTGGGGACTCGTATATGTTAACCCTGGGGCGCAGCTCCCTTCCTCCCTTATCGGTGTGCCAACACATCCTTATCCTGTCTATGAGATAGTGGCTTGTGGCCTCCTGCTTGTCATAGTGTTCTACCTATGGCGCAGGGTACAGGTCCCTGGTGTGACTTTCCTAGTGGCTGCGATAGGCTATGGCGTAATCAGGTTCGGGCTGACTTACTTCCGGCAGGAAACGATCGTTGCCTTTGGGCTTCAGGAAGCGCAAGTCATCGCGCTCATTACGATCGTGCTTTCTCTCATACTTCTGGTGGTTAGGTTAGGGATCAACAGATCAAGCTATACACTCACTACTTCAGAACAGAGCAGATAA
- a CDS encoding DsbA family protein: MSQSRRATQTNRAALVLSLVVVVIAVVIVALLIVLNRPASTTPESASNRNQVAVPTGVPAEGNVMGDPNAPVTVEVWADYQCPYCREFVMGPEAQLKKTLIPEGKVKLVYRNFAFIGQESVDAAAAAYCAQDQGRFWDYNYKLFSEQGAENSGTFSKANLIRFASDLGLNVAQFRSCLDSGKYLSKVQADTQDGRAKGVRATPTIFVNGEKIEGLPSYEQLVQVINSVQSK, translated from the coding sequence ATGAGTCAGAGCAGAAGAGCAACTCAAACCAACAGGGCAGCCCTGGTACTATCACTAGTCGTTGTAGTGATAGCCGTTGTCATAGTGGCGCTACTAATAGTTCTCAACAGGCCAGCATCTACGACACCTGAGTCGGCCTCAAATAGAAATCAGGTAGCCGTACCCACAGGTGTCCCGGCCGAAGGCAACGTGATGGGTGATCCCAACGCCCCGGTCACAGTGGAAGTCTGGGCCGACTACCAATGTCCGTATTGCCGCGAGTTCGTCATGGGGCCCGAGGCACAGCTCAAAAAGACCCTGATTCCTGAGGGTAAGGTAAAGCTGGTGTACAGAAACTTCGCCTTTATAGGGCAGGAATCCGTAGATGCTGCGGCCGCAGCCTATTGCGCCCAGGATCAAGGTAGGTTCTGGGATTACAACTACAAGCTGTTCTCTGAGCAGGGAGCGGAGAATTCCGGAACCTTTAGCAAAGCTAACCTGATAAGGTTTGCCAGTGACCTGGGATTGAACGTTGCCCAGTTCAGGTCCTGCCTGGATAGTGGGAAGTACCTGTCCAAGGTGCAGGCCGACACCCAGGATGGACGGGCTAAGGGTGTTCGAGCTACACCAACGATCTTTGTGAACGGCGAGAAGATAGAGGGGCTACCTAGCTACGAGCAGCTGGTGCAGGTCATCAATTCGGTGCAGAGCAAGTAG
- a CDS encoding vitamin K epoxide reductase family protein, with protein sequence MWRNIVMLALSIAGTAVAAYLTWVHYSGNLALCLGTGGCEKVQTSAYSVVMGVPVALLGLLMYLALDVLLVWLFLTKDNVLPAVAIFGISLAGTLYSAYLTYLELYVIHAICPWCVTSAVIITLLFLLSIAEMSRFYRGEAVTES encoded by the coding sequence ATGTGGCGCAACATAGTTATGTTGGCCCTGTCGATAGCGGGCACAGCCGTGGCAGCTTACCTCACTTGGGTCCATTATAGTGGTAACCTTGCGCTATGCCTGGGAACAGGGGGATGCGAGAAAGTGCAGACAAGTGCCTACTCGGTAGTTATGGGCGTGCCGGTGGCGCTGTTGGGGCTTCTGATGTACCTGGCCCTGGACGTACTATTGGTGTGGTTGTTCTTGACTAAGGATAATGTTCTGCCAGCAGTTGCCATATTTGGTATCTCGCTGGCAGGTACGCTTTATTCTGCATATTTGACCTATCTGGAGCTTTACGTGATTCATGCTATATGCCCCTGGTGTGTCACGTCTGCGGTCATAATAACGCTGCTATTCCTGCTCTCGATAGCCGAGATGTCCAGGTTTTACAGAGGCGAGGCGGTCACCGAAAGCTAG
- a CDS encoding VWA domain-containing protein, whose amino-acid sequence MRLGFDSPLFLFLLLLLPLVPLSARALRLSRMRKILVATARLAVLTCLVLALSGLYLRLPSHKLGVVFLVDASDSVGPEGIAQAKEFVRKAYQLAGRDVDLGVVVFGKEPLIDSLTSSDGKLPDFLSRPDSTATDIPSAMRLAFSMFPADSSKKIVLLSDGNNNVGDMQEVSRLARMFGVTVDYYPVSQLPKADALVDSVKAPARIKPGQSFSLQIVVSSTVQQRAKLTVLDGDKSVVSTDVSLKAGKNTFVVPLPGQGQGVHKWEARIEAAQDEIPQNDRAASFTYVESPSRVLVAEGTPGEASGLVAALKAGKLVVDTVDSNDIPKDISTLAKYDAVVLVNVPANSLQDAGKTLQVYVHDLGKGLVAIGGDRAFALGGYFNTPLEQTLPVDSQIRNPDEEPQVAVVMAIDKSGSMAACHCEGSKLLEQYPGGIPKVDIAKESAILSSETLGPNDIFGVVAFDTAPRWVVRPEPVTDKSSIAEKVAGIQGSGGTNIYGGLAEAIDSLIKVKAKNKHVILLTDGWSNVGNYDELISKARRHGITISTVSAAGGSAQLLRSIAEKGGGTFYNTRDSADIPQIVLKETQKHMRAYIQERQFYPSSYAPSPILRGIDSTPPLLGYVATFPKPGSTVALVSPQKDPVLAQWQYGLGRAIAWTSDAGGRWSKSWLGTQQYARLWQQAVDWVMPRSSENVQVSTTYEDGYTSVAVDAVNPSGSFINGAQARAVIAAPSGQTHEVNLEQTAPGRYEGKLQTTVPGSYITSVTLSTPSGTLNAPTSGFIVPYSPEYKSFGLNTAILEALSSATGGSKLNVPQEIFRSDAKSYSRLDLWWPLLLASLLCLLLEVAFRRLRLSSELLKVLDVRRLGTIRSAGRSGAPVDRLSNTSGGLEGLTEDKEERAIRDERLSRLRAARDRARKR is encoded by the coding sequence ATGAGGCTAGGATTTGATAGCCCCCTGTTCCTTTTCCTGCTATTATTGCTGCCGCTTGTACCGCTGTCTGCCAGGGCTCTAAGGCTTAGCAGGATGCGGAAAATCCTCGTTGCGACTGCGAGGTTAGCAGTTCTGACCTGCCTCGTCCTTGCTCTATCTGGATTGTACCTGCGCTTGCCAAGTCACAAATTGGGCGTAGTGTTCCTGGTTGATGCCTCCGATAGCGTTGGGCCAGAAGGTATAGCACAGGCTAAAGAGTTCGTGCGCAAGGCTTATCAATTAGCTGGTCGGGATGTGGATCTGGGAGTGGTGGTATTCGGGAAGGAACCTTTGATAGATTCGCTCACTTCTTCTGATGGCAAGCTGCCCGATTTTCTGTCTCGACCTGATTCGACCGCAACGGACATCCCTTCAGCTATGCGACTCGCCTTCTCCATGTTCCCTGCGGACTCCTCCAAGAAGATAGTCCTGCTCAGTGATGGCAATAACAATGTGGGCGATATGCAGGAGGTGTCTCGCCTTGCTCGGATGTTTGGGGTGACGGTGGACTACTACCCGGTATCTCAACTTCCCAAAGCTGATGCTTTGGTTGATTCGGTCAAAGCTCCCGCAAGGATCAAACCAGGGCAGAGCTTCAGCTTGCAGATAGTAGTAAGCAGTACCGTTCAACAGCGGGCTAAACTGACGGTGCTGGATGGTGACAAGAGCGTCGTTAGCACTGATGTAAGCCTCAAGGCTGGGAAGAATACTTTTGTGGTACCCCTTCCAGGGCAGGGACAAGGCGTGCATAAGTGGGAGGCTCGGATAGAAGCAGCGCAAGATGAGATCCCCCAGAACGATAGAGCAGCCAGCTTCACGTATGTTGAGTCCCCGTCGAGGGTGCTGGTAGCAGAAGGGACTCCTGGAGAGGCCAGTGGGCTTGTGGCAGCTCTGAAGGCAGGAAAGCTCGTAGTGGATACCGTTGATAGCAATGATATACCGAAAGATATATCTACGCTGGCTAAATATGATGCTGTGGTTCTGGTAAACGTACCGGCTAACTCTCTTCAGGATGCCGGCAAGACCCTTCAGGTGTACGTGCATGACCTCGGTAAAGGGCTAGTGGCCATCGGTGGCGACAGAGCTTTTGCCCTCGGTGGGTACTTCAACACTCCTCTGGAGCAGACGCTACCTGTAGATTCCCAGATTAGAAATCCAGATGAAGAGCCTCAGGTGGCGGTAGTAATGGCTATAGATAAGTCCGGCAGTATGGCTGCGTGCCACTGCGAAGGCTCAAAACTCCTCGAGCAATATCCAGGAGGCATTCCCAAGGTAGATATAGCTAAGGAATCAGCGATCCTTAGCTCTGAGACCTTAGGCCCTAATGATATCTTCGGCGTAGTAGCTTTCGACACTGCCCCTCGTTGGGTGGTGCGCCCTGAGCCTGTAACTGATAAGAGCTCTATAGCTGAGAAGGTGGCTGGTATCCAGGGCAGTGGTGGAACCAATATCTACGGAGGGTTAGCTGAAGCCATTGATTCCCTGATCAAGGTCAAAGCCAAGAATAAGCACGTAATCCTGCTCACAGATGGCTGGAGCAATGTGGGGAACTATGATGAGCTCATATCCAAAGCGAGAAGACATGGTATTACCATAAGCACCGTATCTGCAGCTGGGGGCTCAGCCCAACTACTCAGGTCCATAGCTGAGAAGGGTGGCGGCACCTTCTACAACACTCGAGATAGTGCAGATATACCGCAGATAGTGCTGAAGGAAACTCAAAAGCACATGAGGGCGTACATCCAGGAGAGGCAGTTCTACCCCTCTAGCTATGCCCCTAGCCCCATCCTGCGCGGTATCGATAGCACACCTCCCCTGCTGGGCTACGTGGCTACTTTCCCAAAGCCTGGGTCGACAGTAGCGCTGGTGTCGCCCCAGAAGGATCCAGTCCTGGCTCAATGGCAATACGGTTTGGGCAGGGCGATAGCATGGACTTCAGATGCGGGTGGGCGATGGAGTAAAAGCTGGCTAGGTACACAGCAGTATGCTCGACTGTGGCAGCAGGCTGTGGATTGGGTAATGCCAAGATCTTCCGAGAACGTTCAGGTGTCGACAACCTATGAGGATGGTTATACCTCTGTGGCTGTAGATGCTGTCAATCCCAGTGGTAGCTTTATTAATGGCGCTCAGGCCAGGGCAGTGATAGCTGCCCCAAGTGGGCAGACCCATGAGGTAAACCTCGAGCAAACAGCACCAGGACGTTATGAAGGCAAGCTACAGACGACTGTTCCAGGCTCGTACATAACATCTGTGACCCTAAGCACTCCCAGCGGCACTTTGAACGCCCCCACCTCAGGCTTCATCGTACCTTACTCCCCTGAATACAAGAGCTTTGGATTGAATACAGCTATCCTGGAAGCTTTATCCTCAGCAACCGGGGGCAGTAAGCTGAACGTGCCCCAGGAGATATTCAGGTCTGATGCAAAGTCATATTCCAGACTAGATCTCTGGTGGCCACTGCTGCTAGCTTCCCTGCTGTGCTTGCTGCTGGAGGTAGCCTTCAGAAGGCTGAGGCTGAGCTCTGAACTCCTAAAGGTGTTAGACGTCCGCAGGCTAGGGACTATCCGGAGTGCTGGCAGATCTGGTGCTCCTGTTGATAGACTTAGCAACACCTCAGGTGGCTTGGAGGGCTTGACAGAGGATAAAGAGGAGCGAGCTATTAGGGATGAAAGGTTATCAAGATTACGTGCGGCTCGCGATCGTGCGAGGAAGCGCTAG